The nucleotide window TGGGTCATATTTTGCAGAGTGATATAGTACTGGGGTCATGACTCctcaacaacagtttttttccgCCCAACAACaattgttgtcatggcaacagcccaaatAACCTTTGGGCCATTTTGACACATTATTTCATACAAAGAACATGGAAATTGACAAAGTTCAGGGTACAATTtaatctccatgcagatctacacggggcgcgaaaatcgtatatgctagccagagaagctccagtcagccagataagctccagtcagcccccGGCGGTCACACGCCGGCACAATTCGCACCTTCTTTCTAAGCGCAGTTTGACTGAGGGGTGATTAGGTAATAATTGcgtgttaataaccttgttcaggccCGTCTTCGGGCAGATCCTacggggctgactggagcttatctggctgacttgAGCTTCTCTGGCCAGcacatacgattttcgcgccccgtgtagatctgcttggagattaggtacaATCACTGACAAATTCTTGGGCTGCTATATTCTATCCACACGGATATTAAGTCTTGTAGGAATGAAAGACTTACCACACATAATAATCGCCAAGGTGAGATGTACGGAAAACATCTTGACTCCTGCTCCTTAGGATGCCGGTGAGATGTTGCAAACCcaacagcagcagaatgaaactgAATACGACGTAGGGAAAAACGGCCACTTTATACATATCCTAATAGAGGAACGTTACAATACCCTATGTCTTTTGCTGTCCGAAATCCATTTGCGTCAACCGTATGCAACTCGAAACGTCACACAGATGAGAACCGTGACAAATTACCTGCAGACATGCCGCCAATAAAACCTGTAGTTTATCATAAATTAAAGAGCACAATCAAAAACAGCTTCGTTTTAATTTCATAAGAAGAAAATTTTCATGGAAACATGGTGAAGAAATCAGTGATATCAATCAAAACGTGCATCTCCCAACGCGTCGGTTACGAACAAACCTGATTTCATTCTGCCTGTGAAATATAGATCTTTACAACAGGTTTACGACGACCAAAAATGTGGTTTTAAGCTTATTTTACCGTGCTTAAACGTCGCTTGAATGAGTGCCATTACGCACGGTTTACGGAGGCTTAAATGCGGCGTATGTCTCTTTATTTAAGTAAAGATTACGATGCTTAAACGTAGCGTAAAAGTTAAGATTCAAGCTAAGGTTACATAACGGTTGCTTAAATGATGCAACAAAGCACGTTTAAGCGTATACCTAAAGATAGCGTACATATAACATTTAAGCCCGCGTAAGTATTACGAAAAGTGACGTAAAGCGTGCCAAAACGGAATCTTTAAGCATGCTTTTAGAGTGCTTAAAGAGCTGTTTTCGTCCAGTGCAAGACCCACATTGGCTGGCCGAAACAAAAATACTTCGTACCATGACGGTGCTTATAACGTGCTAGTCGCGAACGATTTTACAGTCTATCATAGACAGTTGTTGGACAACATGATGCCTCCTGATACTGTGATTGTGTCTATACTGAGGCATCTTCTGGCTCCACTTTGCTTTATGGGTATCGCCTTGCCAAACGGTTCCATGGGTTGAAAGGACAAGATTCAGTCGCGTAAttgatatgaggataaacgctcaaagctattcacctttatctccgcttgttaaaatgaattcaatgcgctccgttctgtcgatagattcaattacatactaggaggtgataatccctactgtgtagagataggtatatacatcaaagaatgtttgggcATTAGAACAAGCTGACAACTTGACTGTTGCTAACACCATCAATGCAAAGTTCGCTGCAGTATCCCAGGCCCTCCCTGCACTTGACACCTGCCAGTTACCGTCTTTCCTCCCGGCATCACAGCAGCTACCCACACTCCATGTCTGGGATGTGTACCGGAGACTGCTGGCGGTGAAGGCGAATAAGGCGCCTGGCCCGGACGGCATCCCTCCTAAGGTTATACGTGAGTTTGCATGTGAACTCAGTACTCCGTTTTGTCACGTCCTGAACTACTCATATGCAGAAGGTACAGTTCCCAGCCAATGGAAACAGGCAGTGGTTGTTCCAGTCCCCAAGTCCCAGCCAGCCAACCTCGACCAGTTGAGACCCATCTCCCTGACATCACAGTTTGCGAAGGTCGCCGAGTATTTTGTCACCAAATGGATCCACGACAACATCACCTTCGATGAGAGACAGTTTGGCAGCCTGAAAGGACGATCGACTGTCCACGCCCTTGTGAATTTGGTCGACAAGCTGTTCAAGGGAGCTGAAAACCCGTCGACTATTAGCACAGTTGTAGCCACGGACTTCTCTAAGGCTTTCGACAGGGTTCATCATAACACTGTTATCAATAAACTGCTGACCAAGGGATTAAGACCGGAGTTGGTTCCGTGGGTTTGCAGTTTTATCTCCGGTAGGAGACAACGTGTGCGGTACCGTCAGTCCCTCTCCGACTGGGAAACTTTGTCGTGTGGAGTTGCGCAGGGAACTCTCCTTGGTCCTATTCTCTTCTTAGCTCTCATCGATGACGCTGCAGACGATGTCACCTGTCCTGTATGGAAGTATGTCGACGACATGAACTTACTTGAGACGAGAACACTTCGCCAGTCTCCCATCCTACAGGATGCGCTCGACAACCTCTGCCTTTGGACACAAAGAAACTACATGCTCTTAAACGGTGGCAAATGTTTAACCATGCACGTGACCTTCGCCAGGAACCCACCTCTCCCACCCCCTCTCCGAATCAACGATTCAGAACTGGCTGTTGTCCCGAGCCTCAAAGTGCTTGGTCTCCACATACAGAGTGACCTCCACTGGGATAAACAGGTTAACGGCATGGCAGCAAAAGCGGGCAGAAAACTCTTCCTTCTTAAGCGGATCAAGAAGTTTAACCTGCCCCAAGCTGATCTGGTAGCAATCTATATTGGCTACGTCAGGCCAATATTAGAGTACGCCGTACCCGTCTGGAACTCCGGCCTGACCAAACACCAGTCTGACCAACTAGAACGGTTGCAGAAAAGAGCGTGTCGCACCATCATGGGCAGCAGTTACAACGGATATTCACATGCGCTGGAACACCTCGGCCTGTCAACACTTGCTACCAGACGTGAACAACTGTGTCTGAAGTTCGCCAGATCCCTGTTGGACTCCGAGTTCAGGGACTGGCTGCCACCACCCAGGACTCAGATCACTGGCAGAGTGACTCGAAACAGCCATAAACTGAACTGCCCAAAAGCCAGAACGAACCGGTACTTGAACTCTAGCATACCGTACCTGACCCGGCTTATCAACCAATATGATCAATAATTGTCGTCTGTAAATATATAATCAAAATGTCGAGTTTATCCTTTGTCTGTCCTACGAATTGAAATGACGGTTGAAGTCATACTTGATGTTTACGTACGTATATGGCACCGGCTGTATTATATACGATTTTAATCATTGtgcattggttttaattcagtgctATGCACTGCGACTGCCAATAAaatcatcttgtatcttgtatcttgtatcatgtataagtatatgacatatgatatttcgatatgttgctctatcccttATTACTGTgagtaatcaaactcattttatgcacttattcgtttgtatgcatgtatgtagtagaccttacgaaagtcgctgtgcttttgttgtaaAGATTTATATTCTTTCTTGAAAATCCCAAGGTATTCCACATCCCTTGCGTCAAGGAGAAACACCATACACGTGAAACGTACACCCCGGTGAAAAATTTGATGACGTTTGACCTTGAATTTTCTCTTCGACTTTCTGAAGACCAGTCGTTTGTTCATGATTATATCCAAATTATAGCCAAAAAATCGATTTGATTCTTATTTTAGAACATCTTTTTGAATCTCTCGTCATTTTGAAAAGGTTCTTAAGTCAACGACTTCTTATTGTACCGATGCAATTTAATGAATCTCAGTGCTATCGGGTGCTTCTTTTTATACCATATATTGTGATGTCATATTCTATTATATCAAAACATAGCATATTTTTTATATTTCGTTTATATTTTATAGTTGAGTAATTGGTCTTGTTTTGTTCATTGAATACCTAGGATCAATAATAGTTATTCAATATACCGTGCCTTGTGTGCTTCTACGCTTTCGTTGTGCACAAATATAATTATTAACACGAGGTTAGCCATCTTCACAAATTTGCTGCATTTCATCTCCGAAAAGATAGGCAGCGCTTATAATCAAGAATGCTACTGTAGTAGTGGCTATATGGATAGCGATAAAGACTTACACACTAATTAACACTTACAAAATCCCCCTTTTTTGCACAAAACTATTTAAATCAATGTTGGTATTCCTTAGAATAGAACGATCTAACTGCAGATACGTTTACTATAGAATTCTCATTCTTCAACTATTCACTCAATGGGATTTGAACGAGATCGTGTCTTAAATCATAAACCGTTTGTATGTAGTGGGTCTAGGGTCACTTAGTGCTAACAATTCCGACGTCCACTGCACTGAACTGTTGGTGGTAACATCCATGGATTGGTACGTTCACATATTACAACAATGAACGTTTACTGGTCGttgtatgtttctttgttttgtataCCCGGTAAGCCGCCGCAAAACATAACAccccaggtttgtactgaatagtGCAGTACAGGCTACATATAAGgaaagatttatttgatccactcacacctggaaAGACTATTTCTTGATAAGTGTtgtgtacatgattgtgttctTAACCGTACTCAAGGTTTTGTCCTCCCTCGACACGCTCCATTATATGCCCTATCCGACGGACGtctctaaccaaagctaggtaatcatttttacctgagtgaagttagaaaattattttacaaaactgtTTCCAAACGGCGCCGGCACAACATCAATGTTCAAATCCGCTGGCATATctggggattcaaacccaggacctctgcgTTCTGGGCCAAATATCCAGCCATTACGCCAGATGTACAGCGACGGTTGTAAAAAAATTCATTGTAATTCACACTCTTTAGTTATGGAAAAGCAAAGCATTTGCCATACAAGAACGTGCTAAGGGTAAAATGTATCAAAGACTAAAATGTCACCTCGCAATaacaaaatttttgtttcaCAAAGGTCCTTCGAAAACTTTGTGTACTTTGTGGTATTTGTATCTATAACGTTTTCTACAAGTCAACAGTCAATCTGATCATTAGGTTGTCTTGGATGCACGCTCATTTTAGAAGATGCTCAACGTATTCATGAAGACGGGCGTGGTGATATAATTGCTGCTTGTCTCTCGACCTTCTCAAATTCACTGTACTTCAGAAAGGAACCTTAGATCTGTTTGTAAGGTGGGACAATATAGGACTAATTGCACAATACTAGAACCGATTTAGCTAAGCGTGGTTCGACAGTAAAATAACGTTCTCACGGCGCTAGTGGTGTTTTACTCATAACGTCAAAGAGATCAGAGCCCACGGACATACTTTTTCCTGTCCTAAAACGACTCAACAATGAACTACAGAAGCAACTACATTGGGGCGACACTGGTGGTCCTCGTCGTCACAATTCGCTACACTGGGATCAGTTCGGCCTCGGGAACGAACCTAAATGCTACCCTACAAACCGGGGAAGTAACCGACATCCTCCACAACTCGACACTGCGAAACGGCTCTACGGAGAACTGTGCCATCTTCCCGGCTACAAACAACTCGAAGGTAGCAGAAAACATCACACTAAACATCCCATTGTGGCTTCAGAATGACTCAGAACCTTCTGCTCTCGACATAGAGGGCCGTTCGACTGCACCTGTGTACACCGCGATATGTTTGTGTACGTGGTCGGTGGTGGCGAACAGTCTCCCGTTAGCCACCATCGTAAAGCACGAGCAGCTTCACACGCCCGTGTACATCCTCATGGCCAACCTGGCAGCAGGAGACGTACTAACCGGCTTAACACTCGGAAGTTGGAGTGTTTATAGCCTAATCCACATCTATACGCAGTCTGCCCCGTCCGATGCTATGTCACGCCTCTTCTTCACTTTTGGCTTACTCTCCGGTTTGTCCTCCACATACGGTCTGCTGGCGCTTACTGCTGAGCGTTATTGGTTCATCGTCCACGGAATGACCTACGTCAACAACGTCACCAACGATAAGTGCAAGGTCGTGGTCGTGATGGTCTGGGTGTGGTCTGCTCTGCTGGCGATGCTGCCCAACTTCGGCTGGCACTGTGCAGGACGTCCTGCCGAGGAAGGTTGCAACCAGGTAGGAAAGGGATTGCCACAAAGCTACATCGTTCTTGTCCAGGTAGTCATCTTCATCGCCATGGCAGCAATCGTCCTGCTGAACATGGGGGTTTTCTTGTGCCTCTGGAAGCACGTCAACGCCATCGCTGACCAAGAAGCTGCGGTAGGCGCCGAGTCTAGTACAAGCAGAAAATCCGCCGTCACCATTGTCATCATCACCGTCGTGTTCCTGGTGGGATGGTTGCCGATACTCATCAAAATGGCATTTCCAACCAACGTCAGCAACGTCCCTCTTATCTTCGTCATCTTAAACTCGGCCATCAATCCTGTTATCTACGGGTTTCGTCTGTCGGAGGTGCGTCGCAGCGTTGTGCTGCTCTTCGCGAACTGTAGCTGAAACGCCAACTAGACTTTGACTCTACGTTAGACCAAATACCCTCCCACAACTCAGTGTTGTATTGGATGTGAACTAGACTTGGCTGTAAAACGAATCAATGATACTATTGCATTGTAAGCGTACAACAAGGAAGAGAAATGCTATCTGCCCTTGTtatgactgaataacaaagaTAATCAACTATTGCAGTTTATCCAGGGCGATTCGGGTTGTTATATCTGTTGTGTTGGTGGCTGCTGTTGTCATATACATAATGATGATGTTGTCATTTACATAATGGATGTGACAAAGAATGTAATGATGTAATTATTTCATTTCAACGGATCCTTCAGACTCAATCGTGAACAGATTTCGTGACTTGCcagaaaaaaagattaagactaaaaattattacaaattaGTTTTAGATGTTGTAGCTAAAAGCGGGTTGAGATTGCCAAGCCTCCTTAGGCTTGCATCGCTTGCTAGCTATAGGGTGAACACGTGTATTTGGCAGGTCAGTTtagccaccatagggtttcattaaGGCGGGAAGAATGTTATCTTTCCCACGGACGGACTGTCCATgccaattattccccttttttcCGAACTGTATGATCCATTCCCCCATAGAGAGGGCTGGTGGAAATACAGACCGCCTCGTCTTCGCATACTAGTAGTAGGAAACCTCcgttccagcaccaaggacatcaccGGCGGAAGAACAGACACTTTTATTCACCCGCAGCTGAACACTCTCCCGAGAAACAGAGCTGCGCGAGGAAGTCCTGCCAAGCTCGCATGGGCCGGGACgcgccggggggggggggggggggggtgtgatgggggggggggggcaggtaaATTCGGGAAGAAAAATGGGAGAAGCAAAGGTGATTTTATATGTATGATGACGCACATTTTGACTTGCTGGTAGCCTGACAGAATGTATGAAATAATGCACACATTTACAAGGTGAAGTATAATGTAACTGTAAATGGAAAAGACGGTTTTTGTATTGGTATTGGTATTGATATTTCATATATGTGATAACGCACGTTGTGACTGGCTCTACCTGACAGAATATATGACGACATGCACAAAATTAGAAGGTCATGTGGAACGTAACTCCATATGGAAACGAAGGTATTGGTAGCTCATTGAAAaccagattccttgaacacaaaggCCCCAGttcgcattcgtctgaagtctctcaacacatccacattgaacctccgggccataccgttttactagacaaagtcagaatactggacattgagcaggactactttatgagaggtataaaggaggccatatacatcagggcactccagccatcactcaacagagacagtgggcgttataaacttcctggcatgtTTGACCAAttactgacgtcacgtatccgcaatgacacgtgtcaataaagtcacgtgtccgtaactctcgcgagtttacgttgggaagtgattggtcattattggtcctgaagaaggtgacagtggtcGTGGAAAATTcaatccgtgaataccttagtgttggaagaaattttagcattgtattatgattactaccaacacagatgagctttcattataaggCATTGGTAGTTTGtataaatgttgtaaaaacaacGTTCTGTAATTGTCAGTAAGCTAGCACCAGCACCAGCTAGCGACAGTCACCAATATCTGTTTCTTGATTTTATATTAAAGGAGGAAACGATTCCTTAATTTATCTCCGCTTGATCCGTCTCGTGCTCATCATTATCTATTTTATGTATGTGGACCTAGAAAGAAAGAAGACGGCAGTAAAATGCTGTGAGTCGTCTTTCCACTGTGTTCAACAGCACAATTGGGTAATTCCCCCTTTATAAAACGCTCAGAGTACTCGcaatgaagtactgtaaatcactttgatatatCGGTAGGAAAATATAGCGTTTGGGGGAAAATgtagtaggtcacggcacttcattttaacggtgggaacaaacattactgtctcaaatattagtgatcaaatatttccGATTATAAAAATTTAGTGGTTGAccagtgaccgttaaattagctaaaattacgTTGCAgttaacaaataaaaaattacTGTATGTGGTTGGCTGTATCTCGGTTGGTCTTTTGAAATTAACTGCAAAGAAAGGTATTTCATGGCTAAGCCTTTGGTAAGCCGGTACAATAGAAGACTAATTGCAGAAGTGACTAAGGAAAACGAGATCCCTACTATTTTTCCTGGGCAACCTACGATGGCGGACTAAAGCATAGCCTGTCTTAACTTAGTATTccattgaaccatctgaaaattgtcttcacttcattaacatatccttTCAAAGTTTCAGTATAAAACCTatttctaccagatctttcttaaGTCACTttcgaaagatagcggatgctgtctgaaacgtctgacggtttcaaaattctatccagttgcttgtcaatgagtaaatatttttgccgtatcttgctacctggatgtctaaccttcctcAACGTATAAACAACCTAATTTTCAAAAAGTTAAATTTTGATCTTTTTAAACTAGATTTGACATAAGgtcagtaataataataataacgaTGGAGATACTAAGGATGACGAGTAATAACAAAGCTGATTAAAGATTGGAAGCCTGGTATATCTCAAGTAAGTATGGCATTTTTCACACACTTAAGCACTTTATTTTTCACTGTACTATATTGTTGATATATGAATTTGGTCCTCTTATCAATTGAGATAAATTCAGGTATAGAAAAAGACAGACATGTTTATCACACAGTTATACCCAACTCCTGTATCTACCTATTTTCAAAGTTACATATGTAACGGATTCCGAAATAAGACCAAAGCAACTGCATAAGGCTATATATTGTATACTTGcattgacaaaaacaaaacgttaTTAGTGCCATAGCTTGTAGAATTAATTTCTGTACTAAAATTGTTGTTAAGAGGATGTTTCCATAATTCGTTATgccttgttgtttttcattaattaattaattcatAAGTAACTCCTAGCCCTGACAATCAAGCATAAACTAACGCGGTATCGCACAGAGCTGGAACGAATGTGGAGCAACTGTCAGACCAACGACGCCGTCAGTGTTTGGAggaggagcgccctctggcgtccTGAAGTTGAAGGACTGCAGCAAGGtcgagaagaacaggaaaatTTCCATCCTGGCCAGCTGCTCACCTAGGCACACGCGTCGGcctggaaatacaaaatgtggaTTAGTTAGACCAGCCACCCGTCCAATAAAATTTAGGTGATCACAAATAAATAAGGAGATAGATAGACCGTGCAACCATTACTGTGGTCACATACGTTCAATGACAACATTGATGGGAGCTTGCCCTACATCACTGGACCTGTTTGATGCAATTCAAAGAAGAGCCATAAGACTTATAAATCTCCCACAAGATGAGTTGGACAGAAACCAGATTCAGTCCCTGGGACAACGCAGAAACGTAGGGGCCCTCACTCTCCTGCATCGCATGTATAACCACAACGCTCCCTCGCCACTCATCAGCCTACTCCCGGGACCGTACGTACATCGACGTGAAACCCGCTTGTCAAGATCACAACACTGCAACGCTCTGGAACCCGTCAAGTCGTCTACAACGTCACACAGAAGAACCTTCCTCCCAGCCACCGTTTAACTCTGGAACTCTCTGCGACAGGACATTGTGACTCTTAAGGACAAATGCAAATGTAAGACTTGTATTAATCGCCACCTTAGTGTCCCTTGCCAGCGCCCTACTATATAGTTACGGGTCAGCTGCTAAGCTAAGGCATGGTGTgaagcatagaaaaaaaacatcttagtatgatatttacctcctcCAAAATGCATGAAGGACTCGGGCTTGTTGATGACCTTCCCTTCCGCGTCCAGAAACATTTCGGGGTCACCCGTCCGCATCAGGCCAGTAGGCGGGGTCCATGGGGAGGGAGTGCATGTTCAGCACCTAGGTCAATCCGAGGTCACAAACAAAATTTCTGAAACAGAACTACATTAGTATGCATAACCTAAAAACAGATTAAAACAGATTATCTCGTCCACTTGAATAGAGGTCACAAGATCACAAAATCAACACGAAGTCAT belongs to Branchiostoma lanceolatum isolate klBraLanc5 chromosome 15, klBraLanc5.hap2, whole genome shotgun sequence and includes:
- the LOC136449355 gene encoding G-protein coupled receptor 6-like, whose protein sequence is MNYRSNYIGATLVVLVVTIRYTGISSASGTNLNATLQTGEVTDILHNSTLRNGSTENCAIFPATNNSKVAENITLNIPLWLQNDSEPSALDIEGRSTAPVYTAICLCTWSVVANSLPLATIVKHEQLHTPVYILMANLAAGDVLTGLTLGSWSVYSLIHIYTQSAPSDAMSRLFFTFGLLSGLSSTYGLLALTAERYWFIVHGMTYVNNVTNDKCKVVVVMVWVWSALLAMLPNFGWHCAGRPAEEGCNQVGKGLPQSYIVLVQVVIFIAMAAIVLLNMGVFLCLWKHVNAIADQEAAVGAESSTSRKSAVTIVIITVVFLVGWLPILIKMAFPTNVSNVPLIFVILNSAINPVIYGFRLSEVRRSVVLLFANCS